The proteins below are encoded in one region of Methanomassiliicoccales archaeon:
- a CDS encoding 30S ribosomal protein S9, giving the protein MVDIINTTGKRKSAIARAVIRKGSGNVRINSIPLNIYSPEMARLKIMEPLVLAGERASTVDIDVNVQGGGVMGQAEASRTAIAKALVQFFGDEELAKMFKQYDRALLISDPRRKLPKKPLGRGARKKRQKSYR; this is encoded by the coding sequence ATGGTCGACATCATTAATACAACTGGCAAAAGAAAGTCAGCGATCGCGCGAGCCGTCATTAGAAAGGGCTCAGGCAATGTGAGGATCAACAGCATTCCTCTAAACATTTATTCCCCAGAGATGGCCCGATTGAAGATCATGGAACCCTTGGTGCTCGCCGGGGAGAGGGCGTCGACGGTCGATATCGACGTCAACGTTCAAGGCGGAGGTGTAATGGGACAGGCTGAGGCGTCGAGGACAGCAATCGCAAAAGCTCTTGTCCAGTTTTTCGGAGATGAGGAGCTTGCAAAGATGTTTAAACAGTACGATCGCGCTCTGCTGATCAGCGATCCTCGTAGAAAGCTGCCAAAGAAACCGCTGGGACGTGGTGCTAGGAAGAAGCGTCAGAAATCATATAGGTGA
- a CDS encoding 50S ribosomal protein L13, translated as MAVINAEGHVLGRLCSNIAERILKGEEIVVVNAEKALIVGKKEMIFAEYKQKRDRGKNLRGPYYPRRADLILKRTVRGMIPFDRPSGREAYRRLKVYVGIPKEFSSAEMEKVGEAIKPIIGKYVTLSEVSAFLGSKVR; from the coding sequence ATGGCCGTTATCAACGCTGAGGGACATGTCCTCGGGAGACTCTGTAGTAACATTGCCGAGAGAATATTGAAGGGCGAAGAGATCGTCGTCGTCAATGCCGAAAAGGCATTGATCGTGGGGAAAAAAGAAATGATATTTGCGGAGTATAAGCAAAAGAGGGATAGAGGAAAGAACCTGCGGGGCCCGTATTATCCGAGGAGAGCAGATCTTATTTTGAAAAGAACCGTCCGCGGTATGATCCCATTTGATAGACCGAGTGGAAGGGAAGCGTACCGAAGATTGAAAGTTTATGTTGGCATTCCAAAGGAGTTTTCATCAGCAGAGATGGAAAAAGTGGGAGAAGCGATCAAGCCGATCATAGGCAAATATGTGACCCTTTCCGAAGTCTCTGCATTTCTCGGTTCGAAGGTGAGGTGA
- a CDS encoding phenylalanine--tRNA ligase subunit alpha — MEIPEIVESLSPNEKRVLIALKDLGGIGTPDDVLKKGNFRQPVEVMNAASWLQSKGLVRIEERAKKVYSLKNQKIIEEGLPERRAINAIHSRGGVIDTRELEEVLDKEDIPIAIGWLKRKGLVNVKKDCSKTLLELTDQGKETVSSDMEDERILKMLRDRDIIEGEVDKKVIEQLKSRQNLINERLVVERKLALTELGSRIASQGLEAKEEVGQITPELLQTGRWRDVTLRKYDIRTYAPSTYPGKKHPITRMASEVRRIFIQMGFEEIDDEYVQAAFWNMDALFTPQDHPARDLQDTFYLKNPARIELEDDELVKRVKEIHETGGWTGSTGWRYNWRREEAEKALLRTHTTVATIRYLARNPDPPIKVFSISRIFRNEAIDATHLPEFMQIEGIVVEEDANFDMLCGILKEFYRRMGFEKLRFRPGYFPYTEPSLEVEVFHNGKWMELGGAGIFRPEVTAPFGVKHNVLAWGLGFERIAMLRWNLTDIRELYISDIDLLRKSPIF, encoded by the coding sequence ATGGAAATTCCAGAGATCGTCGAAAGCCTCAGTCCCAACGAAAAACGAGTCCTCATCGCACTGAAAGATCTCGGTGGAATAGGGACTCCTGATGATGTGTTGAAAAAAGGGAATTTTAGGCAACCTGTTGAAGTCATGAACGCCGCTTCTTGGCTTCAATCAAAAGGATTGGTACGCATCGAAGAGAGGGCGAAAAAGGTCTACTCATTAAAGAATCAGAAGATTATCGAAGAGGGATTGCCAGAACGAAGGGCTATCAATGCAATTCATTCCCGCGGCGGCGTTATCGACACTCGGGAGCTTGAAGAAGTCCTCGACAAAGAAGACATTCCTATTGCTATTGGCTGGCTAAAGAGGAAAGGGCTAGTAAATGTCAAGAAAGACTGTTCGAAAACGTTACTGGAACTCACGGATCAGGGGAAAGAGACGGTATCCTCAGACATGGAAGACGAAAGAATTCTCAAGATGCTCAGAGATAGAGACATTATTGAGGGCGAGGTAGACAAGAAGGTTATCGAACAACTGAAGTCTCGTCAGAATTTGATCAATGAGAGGCTTGTAGTAGAAAGGAAGCTGGCCTTGACAGAGCTGGGATCAAGAATCGCTTCGCAGGGTCTCGAAGCGAAAGAGGAAGTTGGCCAGATCACACCAGAGCTCTTACAAACCGGACGTTGGCGGGACGTCACGCTGAGGAAGTATGATATCAGAACCTATGCACCCTCCACATATCCAGGAAAGAAGCATCCCATAACAAGAATGGCATCGGAGGTACGGAGAATATTCATTCAGATGGGATTTGAGGAAATCGATGATGAATACGTCCAAGCAGCTTTTTGGAACATGGATGCACTATTCACCCCGCAAGACCACCCAGCAAGAGACCTTCAGGACACTTTCTATTTGAAAAATCCGGCGAGGATCGAGCTCGAAGACGATGAGCTCGTCAAGAGAGTCAAGGAGATACATGAAACGGGGGGTTGGACGGGTTCAACTGGTTGGCGCTATAATTGGAGGAGGGAGGAGGCGGAGAAGGCGCTACTGAGAACACATACAACAGTTGCAACAATCCGTTACCTTGCACGAAATCCCGATCCACCCATTAAGGTTTTCTCGATCTCGAGGATTTTTCGTAACGAGGCAATCGATGCTACCCATTTGCCAGAGTTCATGCAAATCGAAGGCATAGTAGTCGAAGAGGATGCAAATTTCGATATGCTGTGTGGTATTCTAAAGGAATTCTACAGGCGGATGGGGTTTGAGAAGCTTAGATTTAGACCAGGTTACTTCCCGTACACAGAGCCATCGCTTGAAGTCGAGGTTTTTCACAATGGAAAATGGATGGAACTCGGTGGTGCGGGAATCTTCAGACCTGAAGTGACGGCGCCTTTCGGCGTGAAGCATAATGTACTGGCGTGGGGACTTGGCTTCGAGAGGATCGCGATGTTACGGTGGAATCTGACAGACATCAGGGAGCTTTATATCAGCGACATCGACCTTCTGAGAAAGAGCCCGATTTTTTAG
- a CDS encoding 50S ribosomal protein L18e: MKKNEKTNPNLLLLIESLKRESRERGVEIWRDIARRLEKPRRNWAEVNLSRLERYSEDGAVIVVPGKVLGAGNLNKKLTVAAFKFSSSARKKIEDAGGKSMTIEQLVKELPDGSGIKIMG; the protein is encoded by the coding sequence ATGAAGAAGAATGAAAAGACGAATCCAAACCTTCTCCTTCTGATTGAATCCCTGAAAAGGGAATCTCGGGAGCGGGGTGTGGAAATCTGGCGAGACATTGCTAGGCGGCTTGAGAAGCCGAGGAGAAACTGGGCAGAAGTCAACCTCAGCAGATTGGAACGGTATTCTGAGGATGGCGCTGTCATTGTGGTTCCTGGCAAAGTTCTCGGTGCTGGAAATCTGAATAAGAAGCTCACAGTCGCAGCTTTCAAGTTCTCATCATCAGCGCGTAAGAAGATCGAGGATGCAGGTGGGAAAAGCATGACGATTGAGCAACTCGTTAAAGAGTTGCCCGATGGCAGCGGCATTAAGATCATGGGGTGA
- the tsaA gene encoding tRNA (N6-threonylcarbamoyladenosine(37)-N6)-methyltransferase TrmO — MEIKPIGYVRNDAEKDVDFDELISIIEILPEYADGLYRIEECDELEIIFYFHKSNSYKLKVHPHHDPTQPEVGVFSSRSPSRPNFLGLTRVKLLKRDGNVLIVKGLDAFNGTPVIDIKPATRRDQRKLSDIKD; from the coding sequence ATGGAAATTAAACCGATTGGTTATGTAAGAAATGATGCTGAAAAGGACGTTGATTTTGATGAGTTAATTTCAATAATCGAAATCCTTCCAGAATATGCGGACGGACTTTACAGGATTGAAGAATGCGATGAACTTGAAATCATCTTCTATTTCCACAAGTCCAATTCGTACAAATTAAAAGTACACCCCCATCATGATCCTACACAACCCGAGGTTGGGGTCTTTTCATCGAGGAGTCCAAGCAGACCGAATTTTCTTGGCCTGACGAGGGTTAAATTATTGAAGCGTGATGGAAATGTTCTGATCGTTAAGGGGCTGGATGCGTTTAACGGGACGCCAGTCATTGACATAAAACCAGCTACAAGACGCGATCAAAGAAAGCTAAGTGATATAAAGGACTAG
- a CDS encoding TIM barrel protein: MIRFGPAGIPLSCKGRTLKDGIEDVHNLGLNAMEIQMVRVNIVDRPPEDEEVGLTPMEVENDLVVGILRRKGKREIQIINPYEKIKADDTLVTLASGLAQNFRELMVLGRMGEELDVQLSMHTPYYMDLVSNTEMTEKSINSIKWAATMTNVMNGSIVVTHSGLYGELGKKKARENVAANLGQVMDWWKNQEIRPILGLETSGRQEVFGSLDEILDLCDEIDGIVPVINFAHLHARENGILREPQDFAEVFDRTDQYVNGCHYVHFAGVEHEGGNEKRVTPIKKGDLRFEPLAEFLVERMPNVTIISSSPLLEHDAMYMKVIFERALTKKVTKSSKVKKNDREE; this comes from the coding sequence ATGATCAGGTTCGGTCCAGCTGGGATTCCTCTTTCTTGCAAAGGCAGAACGCTAAAAGATGGGATCGAAGACGTCCATAATCTAGGTCTCAACGCAATGGAAATCCAGATGGTCAGAGTTAACATCGTTGACAGGCCACCAGAAGATGAGGAAGTAGGACTAACTCCAATGGAGGTCGAGAACGATCTCGTCGTTGGAATTTTGAGGAGAAAGGGGAAGAGAGAAATCCAGATCATCAATCCGTATGAGAAAATCAAAGCTGACGATACTCTGGTGACGCTTGCATCAGGTCTTGCCCAAAATTTCCGTGAACTTATGGTTCTAGGAAGAATGGGTGAGGAGCTCGATGTTCAACTTTCAATGCACACACCTTATTACATGGATCTTGTGAGCAATACCGAGATGACCGAAAAGAGCATTAACAGCATCAAATGGGCTGCCACAATGACAAATGTGATGAATGGATCAATTGTCGTTACACATTCTGGCTTATACGGTGAATTGGGTAAGAAGAAGGCGAGGGAGAATGTCGCAGCAAATCTCGGCCAAGTAATGGATTGGTGGAAAAACCAGGAGATTCGACCGATTTTAGGCTTGGAAACGAGCGGACGACAAGAGGTCTTTGGGAGCCTTGACGAAATTCTCGATCTCTGTGATGAAATCGACGGCATCGTGCCCGTCATCAACTTTGCACATCTCCACGCGAGGGAAAATGGCATTTTGAGGGAACCGCAGGATTTCGCAGAAGTATTCGACCGCACGGATCAATACGTCAATGGATGCCATTATGTGCATTTCGCGGGTGTAGAGCATGAGGGCGGCAATGAAAAGAGGGTTACACCCATAAAGAAAGGTGATCTGCGTTTCGAACCACTCGCAGAATTTCTCGTGGAAAGAATGCCAAACGTCACGATTATCTCAAGTTCACCCCTCCTTGAACATGACGCGATGTACATGAAAGTGATCTTTGAACGCGCCTTGACGAAGAAAGTGACGAAAAGCAGCAAGGTAAAGAAAAACGATCGAGAGGAGTAA
- a CDS encoding ThiF family adenylyltransferase, with amino-acid sequence MSAIIKAGAIDGDRFDRSRRIKWIDMEKIESARCFVAGAGALGNEVIKNLVLSGVRSITLVDMDFIVRSNLNRCVLFREEDTLKKTMKADVIAKRAKELNPGIDITPVNSRIEEIDSSCLKNHDVVFGCLDNIGARMHLNAYAYFYGVPYIDGGTDGTTGKIQVVLPPDTPCLQCTTNKTHARILEKRFSCTGQDISIYEPKIPAEITTTSIIAAIQVREGLKILSGKKEYCIRHVCYYNGFLNTFDSFEVSLDPMCPVHLSKFSKSVHPYSHS; translated from the coding sequence ATGAGCGCCATCATCAAGGCTGGTGCAATTGATGGAGACAGGTTCGACCGATCAAGAAGGATCAAGTGGATTGATATGGAAAAAATCGAGTCGGCAAGATGTTTTGTGGCCGGGGCGGGTGCTCTTGGAAACGAAGTTATAAAGAATTTGGTACTCTCAGGTGTAAGATCGATCACACTTGTTGACATGGATTTTATTGTGCGTTCAAATCTCAATCGGTGTGTCCTCTTTAGGGAGGAGGATACGTTGAAAAAAACGATGAAAGCCGATGTCATCGCAAAACGGGCCAAGGAACTTAATCCAGGGATAGATATTACACCAGTCAATTCAAGGATCGAGGAAATCGATTCGAGTTGTTTGAAGAATCACGATGTTGTCTTCGGTTGTTTAGACAATATCGGTGCTCGAATGCATTTGAATGCTTATGCGTATTTTTATGGAGTCCCCTATATCGACGGCGGAACCGATGGAACAACTGGAAAAATCCAGGTCGTACTCCCTCCTGATACACCTTGTCTGCAGTGTACGACAAACAAGACGCACGCGAGGATTCTGGAGAAACGATTCAGTTGTACTGGTCAAGATATTTCAATTTACGAACCTAAGATCCCTGCAGAAATTACGACAACAAGCATTATTGCAGCCATTCAGGTAAGAGAAGGACTTAAGATTCTCAGTGGAAAAAAGGAATACTGTATACGACACGTCTGTTATTATAATGGGTTTCTCAATACCTTTGATTCATTCGAAGTTTCGTTGGATCCGATGTGTCCAGTTCATCTGTCGAAATTCTCCAAATCTGTTCATCCATATTCTCATTCGTGA
- a CDS encoding DNA-directed RNA polymerase subunit N, translated as MIIPVRCFTCGKVIGSLYQTFVRRVQLGEDPKQVLDDLGVKRYCCRRMIISHAELIDEIIPLG; from the coding sequence ATGATCATACCTGTAAGGTGTTTTACCTGTGGGAAAGTCATCGGTAGCCTTTATCAGACCTTTGTGAGGAGGGTCCAACTGGGCGAGGATCCTAAGCAGGTGCTTGATGACCTCGGCGTGAAGCGCTACTGTTGCCGGCGGATGATCATTTCGCACGCGGAGTTGATCGATGAAATCATCCCACTCGGATGA
- a CDS encoding ubiquitin-conjugating enzyme E2: MPLPPDILITRLRNELAICSRYLRYPIDLSNENLRRFPINIEIELKGIPGLVCVDGKIEKRYEHRFSILVGRDYPFEKPLVIWRTPIFHPNIMMPEDGGHLCTKLLDDWGFNSTLLSFIKGIEALLLSPNPSSPFGTDSCTSAAAYFNREKIKTPPIIYSPTPKVVRSD; the protein is encoded by the coding sequence ATGCCTCTACCCCCTGACATTCTGATCACCAGACTCAGGAACGAGCTCGCGATATGCAGTCGTTATCTTAGATATCCAATCGATCTTTCTAATGAAAATCTGCGTAGATTTCCAATCAATATTGAAATTGAATTGAAGGGAATCCCGGGTCTTGTATGTGTAGACGGGAAAATTGAGAAGAGATATGAACACCGTTTTTCAATCCTCGTCGGAAGAGATTATCCATTCGAAAAGCCTTTGGTCATTTGGAGGACGCCAATATTCCATCCAAACATCATGATGCCCGAAGACGGTGGGCATCTGTGTACAAAACTTCTTGACGACTGGGGTTTCAATTCAACTCTGCTATCCTTCATCAAGGGTATCGAAGCTCTTCTTCTCTCCCCTAATCCTTCAAGCCCGTTCGGAACGGATAGCTGTACATCTGCTGCGGCCTATTTCAATCGTGAAAAAATCAAGACCCCGCCGATCATCTATTCACCAACCCCCAAAGTGGTGAGATCTGATTGA
- a CDS encoding tryptophan--tRNA ligase, with the protein MIDNQAIAICPRERRLSSCRKCQVVGKIHYGASSFPACGALMNNEFTITPWEVTGEIDYDLLLEKFGTKKIEDEMLERLSRYGDLHPMLRRRITYSHRDLDWILDKYDAGENFVLYTGRGPSGNTHIGHLVTWMFTKYLQDIFGAKLYFQMTDDEKFLFNETLTLEDTRRNAYENALDVIALGFDPAKTKIFLDTEYIRTLYPIALKVAKKVTFSTVRAVFGFDNSNNIGSIFYTSIQAAPAFLESELQGRNVPCLIPCGIDQDAHFRVARDVAPLLGYYKPALIHNKMFPSLMGGNKMSSSQPETTIFTTDNAQTIKKKIANAFTGGAVSAAEQRKHGGKPDVCSVFKYEYFLFEPDDEKLNQLYEACKKGEILCGECKKRLTERIIRFLESHQEKRKQARQKLDAFILRDG; encoded by the coding sequence TTGATCGATAATCAAGCAATTGCCATATGTCCAAGGGAAAGGCGACTTAGTTCTTGCAGAAAATGCCAGGTTGTTGGAAAAATTCATTACGGGGCAAGCTCTTTTCCAGCCTGCGGTGCACTAATGAACAATGAGTTTACTATAACGCCTTGGGAAGTCACTGGTGAAATCGATTATGACCTGTTATTAGAGAAATTTGGGACCAAGAAAATCGAAGACGAGATGCTTGAAAGACTATCAAGATATGGTGACCTTCACCCGATGCTACGCCGGCGTATCACATATTCACACAGAGATCTTGATTGGATTTTGGACAAATATGATGCCGGTGAAAATTTTGTTTTATACACTGGCAGGGGGCCATCTGGAAATACCCATATCGGCCATCTTGTCACGTGGATGTTTACCAAGTACCTTCAAGACATTTTCGGGGCCAAACTTTATTTCCAGATGACCGATGACGAGAAATTCCTTTTCAATGAGACCCTAACACTTGAAGATACGAGAAGAAATGCCTATGAGAATGCCCTCGATGTCATCGCTCTAGGATTCGACCCAGCAAAGACGAAAATTTTCCTAGACACTGAATACATTCGAACACTCTATCCGATCGCACTAAAAGTCGCGAAAAAAGTCACATTCTCAACAGTGCGGGCAGTTTTTGGATTTGACAACAGCAACAACATAGGATCGATTTTTTACACGAGTATCCAGGCGGCCCCCGCTTTTCTGGAATCCGAATTGCAGGGAAGGAACGTACCTTGTTTGATCCCTTGTGGAATTGATCAGGACGCACATTTCAGGGTCGCGAGGGATGTTGCTCCGCTCCTTGGATACTACAAGCCCGCACTTATTCATAACAAGATGTTCCCGAGCCTCATGGGAGGGAACAAAATGTCATCGTCTCAGCCAGAAACTACGATTTTTACAACTGACAATGCACAAACTATAAAGAAGAAAATCGCAAACGCATTTACAGGCGGCGCCGTTTCTGCCGCAGAACAAAGAAAACATGGGGGGAAACCAGATGTTTGTTCTGTGTTCAAATATGAATACTTTCTTTTCGAGCCTGATGATGAGAAACTGAATCAACTCTACGAGGCGTGCAAGAAGGGTGAAATCCTTTGTGGAGAGTGCAAGAAGAGGCTGACAGAGAGAATCATTAGATTCCTGGAATCACACCAAGAGAAGCGAAAACAGGCCCGACAGAAACTCGACGCATTCATATTAAGGGATGGATAA
- a CDS encoding SIS domain-containing protein: protein MEIKEVICYITKEVQETLQRVDQKVVDEIIDSIIGAKKIFLYGVGRSGLVGQAFAVRLVQMGLDVHFIGEMTTPIVEEKDLVIIVSNTGETMSAIQTANIVRRVGAKVIAITSNVHSKLSQASNVTVEIAPKKDEQKKRYAPLGTLFEDSTFLFFDCIVPIIMARLGQNETSLRRRHAIWV, encoded by the coding sequence GTGGAAATCAAAGAAGTGATCTGCTACATAACAAAGGAAGTCCAGGAAACTTTGCAAAGGGTTGATCAAAAGGTCGTCGATGAAATCATTGACTCAATTATCGGAGCAAAGAAGATCTTTCTCTACGGTGTGGGACGATCGGGACTTGTCGGTCAAGCATTTGCTGTCAGACTCGTACAGATGGGATTGGATGTTCATTTCATCGGCGAGATGACAACACCAATTGTGGAAGAAAAAGATCTCGTCATCATAGTATCTAACACTGGCGAGACAATGTCCGCCATTCAGACGGCGAACATTGTGAGGAGAGTTGGCGCTAAGGTCATCGCCATTACCTCGAACGTGCACTCCAAGTTGAGCCAGGCATCAAATGTCACTGTCGAAATTGCCCCAAAAAAGGACGAACAAAAGAAAAGATATGCACCGCTCGGGACACTTTTTGAGGACTCGACATTCCTATTTTTTGACTGCATTGTCCCGATCATCATGGCAAGATTAGGCCAGAACGAGACCTCACTGCGAAGACGCCACGCGATCTGGGTCTGA